The genome window GGTGCTTGCGCTCCTTGAGCTCCACCTCGGTGGCGGCACCGGCCTTGATGACGGCCACGCCGCCGGCCAGCTTCGCCAGGCGCTCCTGCAGCTTCTCGCGGTCGTAGTCGGAGTCGCTGTTCTCGATCTCGGCGCGGATCTGGTTGACGCGGCCGGAGACCTGGTCGGCCGAGCCGGCACCGTCGACGATGGTGGTCTCGTCCTTGGTGATGACGACCTTGCGGGCGCGGCCCAGGAGGTCCAGGGTCGCGTTGTCCAGCTTGAGGCCGACCTCCTCGGAGATGACCTCGCCGCCCGTGAGGATGGCGATGTCGCCGAGCATGGCCTTGCGGCGGTCACCGAAGCCCGGGGCCTTGACGGCGACGGACTTGAAGGTGCCGCGGATCTTGTTGACGACCAGGGTCGACAGAGCCTCGCCCTCGACGTCCTCGGCGATGATCAGCAGCGGCTTGCCCGACTGCATGACCTTCTCCAGCAGCGGGAGCAGGTCCTTGACCGAGGAGATCTTGGAGTTGGCGATCAGGATGTACGGGTCGTCGAGGACGGCCTCCATACGCTCCATGTCGGTGGCGAAGTACGCCGAGATGTAGCCCTTGTCGAAGCGCATGCCCTCGGTGAGCTCCAGCTCCAGACCGAAGGTCTGCGACTCCTCGACGGTGATGACGCCTTCCTTGCCGACCTTGTCCATGGCCTCGGCGATCAGCTCGCCGATCTGGGTGTCGGCGGCGGAGATGGAGGCCGTGGAGGCGATCTGCTCCTTGGTCTCGACGTCCTTGGCCTGCTCGAGCAGGGCGGCGGAGACGGCCTCGACGGCCTTCTCGATGCCGCGCTTCAGGCCCATCGGGTTGGCACCGGCGGCCACGTTGCGCAGGCCCTCGCGGACCAGCGCCTGGGCCAGCACGGTCGCGGTGGTCGTACCGTCACCGGCGACGTCGTCCGTCTTCTTGGCGACTTCCTTGACCAGCTCGGCGCCGATCTTCTCGTACGGGTCCTCGAGCTCGATCTCCTTGGCGATGGAGACACCGTCGTTGGTGATCGTGGGGGCGCCCCACTTCTTCTCGAGGACGACGTTGCGGCCCTTGGGGCCGAGGGTCACCTTGACGGCGTCCGCGAGCTGGTTCATGCCGCGCTCGAGGCCGCGCCGCGCCTCCTCGTCGAACGCGATGATCTTGGCCATGTGAAGTGGTCCTCCCAGGACTGGGGGTGATTACTTCGGACCGCGCCCGCGCCCGCGACGGACGGCCCCGACCGGAGGTTCCTTGCCCCACCCGGTCCGCGGCCTCACCGACCCGGTCCTTCTGTTGTCACTCTCACCTTCAGAGTGCTAACGCCAATGATTAGCACTCGCCCCTGCCGAGTGCAAGCGGCTCTCGGGGACCGGAGGGTGAACTCGGGAGCATGATCCGCAGGTGGACGCTGCTGCGCGCCCCCTGGAGGAGCCGGTGGCCGGACACGACCGAGGGGCCCGTACCCCGGACGGGATACGAGCCCCTCGACACGTCGAACAGTTCAGTCGTCGGCGCGTTGTATCAGGCGGTCACGCGGACCATGTCCGCCTGCGGGCCCTTCTGACCCTGCGAGATCTCGAACTCGACCCGCTGGCCCTCTTCAAGGGTGCGGTAGCCGTCCATCTGGATCGCGCTGTAGTGGACGAAGACGTCCGCACCACCGTCGACCGCGATGAAGCCGTACCCCTTCTCCGCGTTGAACCACTTGACGGTGCCCTGAGCCATGCCTAACTCCCCTATTACTGGCCCTTGCACAGATCCACACTTCGCGGATCCGGGTCAGACCTCACCCCCCAACGGTTGGGGGCGTGCGCCGGAACGCGTCGACCGCGGCTGAATGTATCTGTCCAACTGCCGTCTGCAACAGGTCAATCGGACGAGAATTCGGGGTCCGACCGGTCGGGAATGTACGGAGAATTCGCCTGAATTCAGGGCAAGTCGGGCCGGGCAAAGGGAATGAATGGCGCAAAAGCCCTGCACACTTTGGCTACTTCTTGTCGGGCGCGCGGCAGCTGATCGCGGACCCGGAAGGGGAGTCCGGGAGCGCGTTCCCCAACTGTACCCCGCTCAACCATGCAGAATTGCCCCCTCCGTTTCTCTCACGGAGAGGGCAATTCGATGAACTCTCGGTTACCTGCGTTACCGAGGGTAAGGATCGCGCGTCCGAACGACCGTCAGCCGCCCGCGACCGCCGGGATGATGGAGACGCCCGCGCCGTCCGGGGTGGCGGTCTCAAGGCCCTGCTCGAAGCGGACGTCGTCGTCGTTCACGTACACGTTGACGAAACGGCGCAGCTTGCCCTGGTCGTCCAGGACGCGGGCGGCGATGCCGGTGTGGTTCTTCTCCAGGTCGGCGATGACCTCGGCGAGGGTCGCGCCCTCGGCGGCGACCTCGGCTCGGCCGCCCGTGTAGGTGCGCAGGATGGTGGGGATGCGGACGGTGACGCTCATCGGGGGATGACCTCCGGTCGGGGTACGGCTGGTGGGTTGTGGCGGGCGGAGGTCAGACGAGACCGGCCTCGCGGAAGGACTCGAGGGTGGGACGGATCGTCGCGGTCAGCCCCGTGTCGGCCACCGCGTCCAGCGTCTTCAGACCGTCCCCGGTGTTGAGGACGACCGTCGTCCTCGCCGGGTCGAGGACGCCGTTCTCGATCAGCTTGCGCGTGACGCCGACGGTCACGCCGCCCGCCGTCTCGGCGAAGATGCCCTCGGTGCGCGCCAGCAGCTTGATGGCCTCGACGATCTGCTCGTCCGTCACGTCCTCCACGGAGCCACCCGTGCGGCGGGCGATGTCCAGGACGTACGGGCCGTCGGCCGGGTTGCCGATGGCCAGCGACTTGGCGATCGTGTTCGGCTTCTGCGGCCGTACGACGTCGTGGCCCGCCTTGTACGCCGTCGACACCGGCGAGCAGCCCTCGGCCTGCGCGCCGAAGATCTTGTACGGCTTGTCCTCGACGAGCCCGAGCTTGATCAGCTCCTGCAGACCCTTGTCGATCTTCGTCAGCTGCGAACCGGAGGCGATCGGCACCACGATCTGGTCCGGCAGCTCCCAGCCGAGCTGCTCGGCGATCTCGTACGCCAGGGTCTTGGAGCCCTCCGCGTAGTACGGCCGCAGGTTGACGTTGACGAAGCCCCAGCCCTCGCCCGCCGGGTCGCCGATCAGCTCGGAGCAGAAGCGGTTCACGTCGTCGTAGTTGCCCTCGATGCCGACGAGCTCGCCGCCGTAGATCGCGGCCATGACGACCTTGCCCTGCTCCAGGTCGTGCGGGATGAACACGCAGGAGCGGAAGCCGGCGCGGGCCGCCGCGGCGCCGACCGCGCCCGCGAGGTTGCCGGTGGAGGAGCAGGACAGGGTGGTGAAGCCGAAGACGCGCGCCGCCTCCAGGGCCTGGGCGACCACGCGGTCCTTGAAGGAGTGCGTCGGGTTACCGGAGTCGTCCTTCACATACAACCCGCCGGTGACTCCCAGCTCGCGCGCCAGGTTGTCGGCCTTGACGAGCTTGGTCCAGCCCGGGTTGAGGTTCGGCTTGTCGGCGACGTCCGCCGGGACCGGCAGCAGCGGCGCATAGCGCCAGATGTTCGCGGGGCCCGCCTCGATACGCTTCCGCAGCTCCTCGGTGTCGTAGCCCGAGAAGTCGTAGGCGACCTCCAGCGGGCCGAAACACTCCTCGCAGGCGAAGACCGGGCCGAGCGGCACCCGGTGGCCGCACTCGCGGCAGGACAGGGCCGCGGCGGGGCCGAGGTTCACGGAGTCGGTGGTGCTTGCAACTGTCTGCACAGCCATGTCAGGCGAGGCCCTTTCTCCTCATCTTCCCCACGACGCACCTCGCCGTGAGACGGAATTGGCACCTTCCCTAGCCGGGAGCCCCGCCTGCGAAGACGAGAGCCGACTGGAGGGTTGCCGGGGCTTCACCGGGCCGTGTCCCTCTGCCCCTCTGGATGAGCTGTATGTGGTTGTTTCGCCGGGGCGGGCGGGGGTGGACCCCGACATGCGATGGTCACCGGCGTTGTTCAAGACTGTAACCGACGGCCGGGAGAGTTGAGATAGTCGTCCGAACCGCGAGATGGATCACAAGAGAGACAGTTCGACCGTCACCGACTCACCCCCCACCCCGTACGAACGTGAGGAGCCGCAGACTGTGCTGGAAGAAGTCGAGCGCTGGCTGAGCACCCGCTCCTGGTCCGTCACCGATCGCCCGCTCCACCAGATCATGGCCGCCAAACGAGCCTCGGGCTCCTCGGTCAGCGTCGTGCTGCCCGCGCTCAACGAGGAGGAGACGGTCGGCGAGATCGTCTCCGTCATCCGCCACGACCTCGTGCGGCAGGTTCCGCTGGTCGACGAGATCGTCGTCGTCGACT of Streptomyces cynarae contains these proteins:
- a CDS encoding cold-shock protein, coding for MAQGTVKWFNAEKGYGFIAVDGGADVFVHYSAIQMDGYRTLEEGQRVEFEISQGQKGPQADMVRVTA
- the thrC gene encoding threonine synthase, with the translated sequence MAVQTVASTTDSVNLGPAAALSCRECGHRVPLGPVFACEECFGPLEVAYDFSGYDTEELRKRIEAGPANIWRYAPLLPVPADVADKPNLNPGWTKLVKADNLARELGVTGGLYVKDDSGNPTHSFKDRVVAQALEAARVFGFTTLSCSSTGNLAGAVGAAAARAGFRSCVFIPHDLEQGKVVMAAIYGGELVGIEGNYDDVNRFCSELIGDPAGEGWGFVNVNLRPYYAEGSKTLAYEIAEQLGWELPDQIVVPIASGSQLTKIDKGLQELIKLGLVEDKPYKIFGAQAEGCSPVSTAYKAGHDVVRPQKPNTIAKSLAIGNPADGPYVLDIARRTGGSVEDVTDEQIVEAIKLLARTEGIFAETAGGVTVGVTRKLIENGVLDPARTTVVLNTGDGLKTLDAVADTGLTATIRPTLESFREAGLV
- the groL gene encoding chaperonin GroEL (60 kDa chaperone family; promotes refolding of misfolded polypeptides especially under stressful conditions; forms two stacked rings of heptamers to form a barrel-shaped 14mer; ends can be capped by GroES; misfolded proteins enter the barrel where they are refolded when GroES binds), giving the protein MAKIIAFDEEARRGLERGMNQLADAVKVTLGPKGRNVVLEKKWGAPTITNDGVSIAKEIELEDPYEKIGAELVKEVAKKTDDVAGDGTTTATVLAQALVREGLRNVAAGANPMGLKRGIEKAVEAVSAALLEQAKDVETKEQIASTASISAADTQIGELIAEAMDKVGKEGVITVEESQTFGLELELTEGMRFDKGYISAYFATDMERMEAVLDDPYILIANSKISSVKDLLPLLEKVMQSGKPLLIIAEDVEGEALSTLVVNKIRGTFKSVAVKAPGFGDRRKAMLGDIAILTGGEVISEEVGLKLDNATLDLLGRARKVVITKDETTIVDGAGSADQVSGRVNQIRAEIENSDSDYDREKLQERLAKLAGGVAVIKAGAATEVELKERKHRIEDAVRNAKAAVEEGIVAGGGVALVQAAQNSFEKLDLDGDEAVGAEIVRKALTAPLTQIAVNAGLEGGVVVEKVRNLTPGHGLNAATGEYVDMIAEGIIDPAKVTRSALQNAASIAALFLTTEAVIADKPEKAAAPAGGGMPGGDMDF
- a CDS encoding MoaD/ThiS family protein, with product MSVTVRIPTILRTYTGGRAEVAAEGATLAEVIADLEKNHTGIAARVLDDQGKLRRFVNVYVNDDDVRFEQGLETATPDGAGVSIIPAVAGG